A genome region from Sphingobacteriaceae bacterium GW460-11-11-14-LB5 includes the following:
- a CDS encoding outer membrane protein assembly factor BamA, producing MKRIFQVLILLVLAAPAFAQVRPQGQAPVTPSLKVGGLDLDYFSPKEYIIGGTTVTGTQYLDKEVLITLSKLTKGDKIVLPGEATSDAIKTLWAQGLFDDVKLNIEKFVQDSVYFEIEVVERPRLSSIDLKGIRKSEKTAIQEKLNDKTGKIVNDNLYNTTSAIVKKYLLDKGFFFTQIDYKTRKDPNAENSVVLEANIDKGHRVKVQHIDFTGNKDFKSAKLRKYLKNPKQFAWWRFWGSGKFAKEKYEENKVKMIAKMHEKGYRDAELLKDTIYQYNKKKVNIRMDLYEGKKYYFGNITWAGNAIYPDSILQKVLTIEKGDVFSEEKLNKKLNGGGENGGDINSMYTDNGYLTFNIDPVQTKIYGDTVDVELRMYEGPQYTNNRITLKGNTITNDKVVLREIRTKPGQKFNKSDLIRTIREIGQLGNFDESKTVPTPRPNPADGTVDIEYAVEEKPSDQIELSGGFGGGRIIGTLGLTFNNFSLRNLFNLKAYKPLPKGDGQKLSLRGQTNGKFYQSYSFSFSQPWFGGEKPVSFGVSAFTSLQSNGLSSGDVQFQKIRLNGVTVSLGRRLNWPDNYFQLSHAVNLQQYILNNYSGYLFSTGTSYNLNLSQEISRDSRDSPIFPKSGSFLRFTIQATPPYSLFNKVNYATASDKEKYRFTEYHKWKFDSQWYQRVVGNLVIKAQAQFGFLGQYNKAVGQSAFERFKLGGDGMQGFDFLQGSELIAMRGYSNNTVIPVGSDPNVAQQSGSPIYTKYVLEARYPVIASQQATAFVLAFAEGGNTWNRFSDFNPFNIRRSVGVGARIFLPIFGLLGIDYGYGFDAIPGLPDANKGQFHFSIAQQLGGF from the coding sequence ATGAAAAGAATATTTCAAGTTTTAATCCTACTAGTTTTAGCCGCTCCGGCCTTCGCTCAAGTACGTCCACAAGGTCAGGCACCGGTAACCCCCTCTTTAAAGGTTGGTGGCTTAGATCTCGATTATTTTAGTCCAAAAGAATATATCATTGGTGGTACCACGGTAACCGGAACCCAATATTTAGATAAAGAAGTATTAATTACTTTATCTAAATTAACCAAAGGCGATAAAATCGTTCTTCCCGGCGAGGCAACTTCTGATGCCATTAAAACATTGTGGGCACAGGGCTTGTTTGATGATGTTAAACTTAACATCGAAAAATTTGTTCAGGATTCTGTTTATTTTGAAATTGAAGTAGTTGAACGCCCGCGTTTAAGTTCTATCGATTTAAAAGGTATTCGTAAATCTGAAAAAACGGCCATTCAGGAAAAGCTAAATGATAAAACAGGTAAAATCGTAAACGATAACCTGTACAACACGACCTCAGCTATTGTTAAAAAATACTTATTGGATAAGGGCTTTTTCTTTACCCAGATCGATTACAAAACACGTAAAGATCCGAATGCAGAAAACAGTGTGGTATTAGAAGCCAATATTGATAAAGGTCACCGTGTTAAAGTACAGCATATCGATTTTACCGGAAACAAAGATTTTAAATCGGCAAAACTTAGAAAATACCTTAAAAACCCTAAACAATTTGCCTGGTGGCGCTTTTGGGGCTCTGGAAAATTCGCAAAAGAGAAATACGAAGAGAACAAGGTAAAAATGATAGCCAAAATGCACGAGAAAGGTTATCGTGATGCGGAATTATTAAAGGATACCATTTACCAGTACAACAAGAAAAAGGTGAACATCAGAATGGACCTTTACGAAGGTAAAAAGTATTATTTTGGTAATATTACCTGGGCAGGTAATGCCATTTATCCGGATAGTATTTTGCAAAAAGTATTAACCATCGAAAAAGGTGATGTTTTTAGCGAAGAAAAATTAAATAAAAAATTAAACGGTGGTGGCGAAAACGGTGGCGACATTAACAGTATGTATACCGATAATGGCTATTTAACTTTTAATATCGATCCGGTACAGACCAAAATTTATGGCGATACGGTTGATGTGGAATTACGCATGTACGAAGGTCCGCAGTATACCAACAACCGCATTACTTTAAAAGGTAACACCATCACAAACGATAAGGTTGTTTTACGTGAGATCCGTACTAAACCAGGACAGAAATTTAACAAAAGTGATTTAATCCGTACCATTCGCGAAATTGGTCAGTTGGGTAACTTCGACGAGTCTAAAACGGTTCCTACGCCTCGCCCTAACCCGGCAGATGGTACAGTAGATATTGAATATGCCGTAGAAGAGAAACCTTCAGATCAGATTGAGTTATCAGGTGGTTTTGGTGGTGGCCGTATCATTGGTACATTAGGTTTAACCTTTAATAACTTCTCGTTACGTAACTTATTTAATTTAAAAGCTTACAAACCTTTACCAAAAGGTGATGGACAAAAACTAAGCTTACGTGGGCAAACAAATGGTAAATTCTATCAATCATATAGTTTCTCATTCTCGCAACCTTGGTTTGGTGGCGAGAAACCAGTAAGTTTTGGTGTAAGTGCGTTTACTTCATTACAATCTAATGGATTAAGTAGTGGAGATGTTCAGTTTCAAAAAATACGTTTAAATGGTGTAACCGTTAGTTTAGGTAGAAGATTAAACTGGCCAGATAACTATTTCCAGTTAAGCCATGCCGTTAACCTGCAACAATATATCTTAAATAACTATTCAGGATATTTATTTAGCACGGGTACTTCTTATAACTTAAACTTATCACAAGAGATTAGCCGCGATTCAAGAGATTCGCCAATCTTCCCTAAATCAGGATCGTTCTTACGTTTCACTATTCAGGCAACGCCACCATATTCACTATTTAACAAGGTGAATTATGCAACTGCATCTGATAAAGAAAAATACCGTTTTACAGAATATCATAAATGGAAATTCGATTCACAATGGTATCAGCGTGTGGTAGGTAACCTGGTAATTAAAGCGCAAGCACAGTTTGGTTTCTTGGGTCAATACAATAAAGCAGTTGGCCAATCAGCATTCGAGCGTTTCAAACTAGGTGGTGATGGTATGCAGGGATTCGATTTCTTACAAGGATCTGAGTTAATTGCGATGCGTGGTTATTCTAATAATACAGTAATTCCGGTAGGTTCTGATCCAAATGTGGCGCAACAATCTGGTAGCCCGATTTACACTAAATATGTATTAGAGGCACGTTACCCGGTTATTGCAAGTCAGCAAGCTACAGCCTTCGTTCTGGCCTTTGCTGAAGGTGGTAACACCTGGAACAGGTTTAGTGATTTTAACCCTTTCAATATTAGAAGATCAGTGGGTGTGGGTGCCAGAATATTCTTACCTATATTTGGTTTGTTAGGTATTGATTATGGATACGGATTTGATGCTATCCCTGGATTACCAGATGCGAACAAAGGTCAGTTCCATTTTAGTATCGCACAACAATTAGGTGGATTTTAA
- a CDS encoding isoprenyl transferase, with protein MGFKEQIDNSRLPKHIAVIMDGNGRWAKGQGKVRVFGHEQGVLSVKDIVEGCVEVGIEYLTLYAFSTENWNRPKEEVDALMQILISTINKETETLNKNNIKLNAIGNISSLPQECIDDLKEAMEKTAHNEKCTLTLALSYSAKWEILEAAKKIASAVKDNTISLDDINEDLFSSKLTTVNIPDPELMIRTSGEHRISNYLLWQMAYTEFYFTDVLWPDFRREDLFEAIVDYQKRERRFGKISEQLN; from the coding sequence ATGGGATTTAAAGAACAAATAGACAATAGCCGCCTGCCAAAGCACATTGCCGTAATCATGGATGGTAATGGAAGATGGGCAAAAGGCCAGGGTAAAGTGCGGGTTTTCGGACATGAACAAGGTGTACTTTCTGTAAAAGACATTGTAGAAGGTTGTGTTGAGGTGGGTATTGAGTACCTCACTTTATATGCTTTTTCTACTGAAAACTGGAACAGACCCAAAGAAGAAGTAGATGCTTTGATGCAGATTCTGATTTCGACCATCAACAAAGAAACCGAAACACTTAATAAAAACAATATTAAGCTAAATGCCATTGGCAATATTTCATCTTTACCCCAGGAGTGTATTGATGATTTAAAAGAAGCCATGGAGAAAACGGCCCATAACGAAAAATGTACGTTAACACTGGCCTTAAGTTATAGTGCCAAGTGGGAGATTTTAGAGGCCGCCAAAAAAATTGCATCAGCTGTAAAAGACAATACCATTTCGTTGGATGATATTAACGAAGACCTGTTTTCATCAAAACTAACAACAGTAAATATACCCGATCCTGAACTCATGATCAGGACCAGTGGCGAACACCGGATCAGCAATTATCTGCTTTGGCAAATGGCTTATACCGAGTTTTATTTTACGGATGTTTTATGGCCGGATTTCAGACGTGAAGATCTTTTCGAGGCTATTGTAGACTATCAAAAACGCGAACGCCGTTTTGGCAAAATTAGCGAGCAATTAAACTAA
- a CDS encoding NAD kinase — MRIAIYGRDFNDTVLPYVQEVFNHLAEHHIQPVLYSKFKTSLHGKIKLPANTVIFHNHTELKELADVLLSLGGDGTLLDTLSLIRNSGIPVIGINFGRLGFLASINKNEIASALKALINKEYTLDSRSLLTLESDNGLFGEENFALNDITIHRRDNSAMMIIHASMNDEFINSYWADGLIIATPTGSTAYSLSCGGPIIYPDSENFVITPIAPHNLNVRPVILPDDNKLSFEVEARESKFLVSCDSRTVTVERSVKISIKKADFCVNLIRLNNETYLNTLRNKLLWGIDTRNY, encoded by the coding sequence ATGAGGATTGCAATTTACGGCAGAGATTTTAATGATACGGTCTTGCCCTATGTACAAGAGGTTTTTAATCATTTAGCCGAACATCATATTCAGCCGGTTTTATATTCTAAATTTAAAACATCGCTTCATGGTAAAATTAAATTACCGGCAAATACCGTTATTTTTCATAATCATACCGAATTAAAGGAGCTTGCCGATGTATTGCTGAGTTTAGGCGGAGACGGAACCTTACTCGATACCTTATCATTAATCCGCAATTCGGGCATACCGGTAATCGGGATCAATTTTGGTCGCCTCGGTTTCCTGGCCAGTATCAATAAAAACGAAATCGCATCGGCACTTAAAGCCCTGATCAATAAAGAATATACCTTAGATTCGCGTTCACTTTTAACTTTAGAATCTGATAATGGTTTATTTGGCGAAGAAAATTTTGCACTAAACGATATTACCATTCACCGTCGCGATAATTCGGCAATGATGATTATCCATGCGTCAATGAACGATGAATTTATCAACTCTTATTGGGCCGACGGATTAATTATTGCTACCCCAACGGGTTCTACGGCATACTCATTAAGCTGCGGTGGCCCGATTATTTATCCCGATTCTGAGAATTTTGTAATTACCCCTATTGCACCTCATAACCTAAACGTGCGACCAGTGATTTTGCCCGATGACAATAAACTCTCTTTTGAGGTAGAAGCCAGGGAATCTAAATTTTTGGTTTCGTGCGATAGCCGAACCGTAACTGTAGAACGATCAGTAAAAATTAGCATAAAAAAGGCAGATTTTTGCGTAAATCTTATCCGCCTTAACAATGAAACTTACTTAAACACGTTAAGGAATAAATTATTATGGGGCATTGATACCCGTAACTACTAA
- a CDS encoding CBS domain-containing protein produces the protein MFAAEIISDAIPSLRTADTVQKALDRMNDFKLKHLPVVNEVTLLGLVSEDDLLSIDNHDTLLSDSAVNMLNVFVLSNVHTYDVIRLLSQLKLTAVPVLDQQKNYVGLISINNMVNAVAEQYAVNEPGGIIVLEISNRDNSLAHIAQIVEADNAQVLSSYVNSFEDSTRLEVTLKVNKTEITSLVASFERYDYLVKEVYNNTQIDDGSQERYDSFMNYLNV, from the coding sequence ATGTTTGCAGCAGAAATCATATCAGATGCAATCCCATCGTTAAGGACCGCTGACACGGTGCAAAAAGCTTTAGATCGTATGAACGATTTTAAACTAAAGCATTTGCCGGTTGTTAACGAGGTCACCTTATTGGGTTTGGTTTCTGAAGATGATTTGCTAAGTATTGATAATCACGATACCCTTTTAAGCGATAGCGCGGTAAACATGCTAAATGTTTTCGTGTTGAGCAATGTACATACTTATGATGTAATCAGGTTATTGAGTCAGCTAAAACTGACAGCTGTTCCTGTTTTAGATCAACAGAAAAATTATGTGGGTTTAATTTCGATCAATAACATGGTTAATGCTGTGGCCGAACAATATGCCGTAAATGAACCTGGCGGAATCATCGTGTTAGAGATTAGTAACCGCGATAATTCGCTCGCACATATTGCACAAATTGTTGAAGCCGATAATGCACAGGTACTCTCTTCTTATGTAAATTCTTTCGAAGATTCTACACGTTTAGAAGTAACGCTCAAAGTAAACAAAACAGAAATTACTTCATTGGTAGCCTCTTTCGAAAGATATGATTATCTGGTTAAAGAGGTATACAATAACACCCAGATTGATGATGGATCGCAGGAGCGTTACGATTCTTTCATGAACTATTTAAATGTATAA